In one window of Thermodesulfobacteriota bacterium DNA:
- a CDS encoding HDIG domain-containing protein, translating into MQSRQEPVSSRKNPRQFGDAAKVIGLMLVLSLLATVLFFPNLTFRGYEYAAGEVARTDIKSPVEAKADGLVVRKGETVVREGQVLTEDDLMKLLLIEESVRKEKTGLPAIGFFVLTAVLFAVSYYFSRWNIRKFASSAKDILLQATVLSGVLVIINLSDTVALVMTDLLPGSASAYRYVVPVAIGPMLVRLLLNSETAYVFAAVSSIITGFFMGGVEMAAFAFAGGVTGAAGVRHCTHRSIVIKAGFVLGIVNAAVLLCISALKGGAFGGPVQLVFTGLLNGLLASVLAIGIAPLLEAVFQYTTNIRLLELSRMEHPLLKELAIKAPGTYHHSLMIGTLAEAAAESINANPLLARVAAYYHDIGKLRMPQYFIENTSGESRHDKLSPSMSALILSSHVKEGADLAGKYRLGAEITDIISQHHGSAVITYFYQKAKAMEGDSEVKEGDYRYPGPKPQTKEAGIIMLADAIEAASKTLPDPSPDRIQWLTQKIVNRIFSDGQLDECELTLKDLNAITKSFNRVFVGMYHQRIEYPEPVDILKEKGIEGPGAGKKAADDGKKDGRDRLRRLGV; encoded by the coding sequence ATGCAGTCCAGGCAGGAACCGGTCTCTTCGAGGAAGAACCCGCGCCAGTTCGGGGACGCGGCCAAGGTTATAGGGCTTATGCTGGTCTTGAGCCTCCTGGCCACGGTGCTCTTTTTCCCTAACCTGACATTCCGCGGCTATGAATACGCCGCCGGCGAGGTCGCCCGCACGGATATCAAATCGCCGGTCGAGGCCAAGGCCGACGGGCTGGTCGTGAGAAAAGGAGAGACTGTCGTCCGGGAAGGGCAGGTCCTTACCGAAGACGACCTCATGAAGCTCCTCCTTATCGAGGAGTCCGTAAGGAAGGAGAAAACCGGGCTTCCGGCAATCGGGTTTTTCGTATTGACGGCGGTCCTCTTTGCCGTAAGCTATTACTTCTCCAGATGGAACATAAGGAAGTTCGCCTCTTCGGCCAAGGACATCCTTCTTCAGGCTACGGTCCTTTCCGGCGTACTCGTCATCATAAACCTCTCCGATACCGTCGCCCTGGTCATGACCGACCTCCTCCCCGGTTCAGCTTCGGCCTACAGGTACGTGGTCCCGGTCGCCATAGGCCCGATGCTCGTAAGGCTTCTCCTCAATTCCGAGACCGCCTACGTCTTCGCTGCCGTAAGCTCGATAATCACCGGGTTCTTCATGGGCGGGGTCGAGATGGCGGCCTTCGCCTTTGCGGGCGGAGTAACCGGGGCGGCTGGCGTAAGGCACTGCACTCACAGGTCGATAGTCATCAAGGCCGGTTTCGTGCTCGGCATAGTAAATGCCGCCGTCCTCCTCTGCATCTCCGCTTTGAAGGGCGGAGCGTTCGGCGGGCCGGTGCAGCTCGTATTCACCGGGCTCCTTAACGGCCTCCTGGCCTCGGTCCTGGCCATAGGCATCGCCCCGCTCCTGGAAGCGGTCTTCCAGTACACGACTAACATCAGGCTCCTTGAGCTCTCCAGGATGGAGCACCCGCTCCTTAAGGAGCTCGCCATAAAGGCCCCCGGCACGTACCACCACTCCCTTATGATCGGCACCCTGGCCGAGGCCGCCGCGGAGTCGATAAACGCAAATCCGCTGCTTGCCCGCGTCGCCGCCTATTACCATGACATCGGCAAGCTCAGGATGCCGCAGTATTTCATAGAGAACACTTCGGGCGAGAGCAGGCATGACAAGCTCAGCCCTTCCATGAGCGCCCTCATACTGTCGAGCCACGTAAAGGAAGGGGCGGACCTTGCCGGGAAATACAGGCTCGGCGCAGAGATAACCGACATAATAAGCCAGCACCACGGGAGCGCCGTAATAACGTATTTCTACCAGAAGGCAAAGGCCATGGAAGGGGACTCGGAGGTCAAGGAAGGCGACTACCGCTACCCGGGGCCCAAGCCGCAGACCAAGGAGGCCGGCATCATAATGCTGGCCGACGCCATCGAGGCCGCGAGCAAGACCCTGCCCGACCCCAGCCCGGACAGGATACAGTGGCTTACCCAGAAGATAGTGAACAGGATATTCTCCGACGGGCAGCTGGATGAATGTGAGCTGACGCTCAAGGACCTAAACGCAATAACGAAGAGTTTCAACAGGGTCTTTGTCGGGATGTACCACCAGAGGATCGAGTACCCGGAGCC